The region ACAAAATCTGGATTACTTAAAAAATATTTAGGTAAAACAAAAGATACATAATTTGACATTGAAATAGCTTTTTGAACAAAAAAACCAGACATATTATTTGTAGTCATATCATCAAACATAATCGAGTAATCAAGTAAACCATTTTTTTTATTTAATTTTAAAAATGGAGGATTTCCAATAATTAAATCATATCTATCAAATTTAGAAGAAAAAAATGGACTCAGAAAATCGCCGTCATTGTAAACTATCTCTACATTATCTGGAATGTTTCTATATGTATTTAGAAGCTTCAATAACTCAATACTTTCAATGTCAATATCGTTAACTTCAATAATTAATTTATCAGCATATTTATACTTATCAATTATTAATTGTAAAAAATTACCTACTCCAACAGACGGTTCTAAAATATGTATTTCTTTCTTATCAATATACGGAAGAAATACATCTAGCGAATTTAAAATAGATTCACTAGTATAATACGCTGCCGTGTCACTTCTCATATTATTAACTAATTCAGCAATTCTTGATAATTCACTTATTGATAATGATTCTGGATTTTCTTTTACAAATTTCAAAACATCTTTTCTATTTTGAAGATTATTCTCATCTATAAGCTGATTTATTTTTCTGTCATTTAATCCCATCTAACGTCTTCCTAATATTTTTAGCTATTTTTTGCATTATAACTGTAGGAACTGCTTCTCCAATGCTCTGCCTAATATTAATTTCATGTTCTTTTAAATAATTCTCTTTCTCCTCCAAACTTAATTTATTTAGCACACTTTCTGAAACTTCACTCCACTTAAATTCATCTGGAATATTCATCATAATCATTAACTCTCTAATACTAAAAACTCTATCATCAGTTGGATGTACGGTATTTTGACTGGCCATTATATCATTTCTTGTATGAATACAAGGAGCAACATTATTCCAATTTTGTCTCATATACTTTCCACCATTCTTCTGAACATTTGGAACTATATTTCCATTTATAATCCTATGAGGACGCTGTAAAATATCATCATTTTCAAAAGCAGAATGTCCTTGTTCGACATCATGAATCCAAGAACGCATATCTTCTCTATATTTCTTGAAATTATGATATATATCAGATTCACAGATTTCACCCATAATATTCAAACTAGGTAAATAGCCAATAATTTCTTTCAAAGACTTTGATTTTTCCTCTGATGGGAATAGTGAATATAAATCCACAAAATCTGCCAAATCATTTCTAACACCAATAACTAAAGTACGAGTACGACTGCTATTAGCTCCAAAATCTTTAAAATTTATAATCTTAAAATCATAAAAATAATCTTCACCCAACCAATCATAAAAAGCCTCTGAAATATTTTTTTCAACATCATGATCAATACACTTAGTTTTCATGAAAGACCTAACATTTTCTGCAATAAAAAATTTAGGTCTAATTTCTTTTACAATTTCTAATGCCTCAACCACTAACGAATTACGTTCAATAGTTCCGTCATTTTTTTTATGATTTGCAACCGACATACCTTGACATGGTGCAGTAAAAATTATCACATCAACATCATCAACTTTATTTTTTGTTTTATAATTATTCGTAACGGAAAACAATTTATCTTTAATATCTTGTTCCGTAATATCTCCTAAAATATATCCCTCTGCAGATTTAACTTTACCATTAACTTTTTGTACATTTAAACGTCTTTCAATCAGTTCTGACGTAGCTATACAATCAAACATTTCCTGCTTGAAGCCAAAACAACCTACTCCCGAAGAACTAAATAAACTAATATAATTCATTATAATTACCTCTCACACTATCCTAGCCATTAATACTTCTAAATGACATGTGCTTCCCATTTTATCATACTTAACCTTCATTTTGAAGGATCTAAATTCCTTTTTTAAAATTAGCACAACAACAAATTGCAATACAATATAATTCTTAATTATATTGTAAATGTTTTTATAAATTTTATAATATAACACTTTGTGATAATTATTTAATCAAAATTTGGTCAAACTAATATATTTTCGTTTAAATATCTATAAACAAAAAAACTATAAATCACTGATTTATAAACATTTAAATTTTTTCAAAGTTATTTAATTTATTGTTATTTAATTCGTTTAATTTGCCACTTAAAAGCGAAATCCTTATTGAATTTATCAGCTGGAGCATTGGCCATGTACTTGATACTATTAGGAGTTAAGGCTACAAGAATCTGTAGGGTCGAAAAAATATCGCCATATTGACCCTCATAGGCGTACTGGTGCATCTGGTTGAGGGCCTCATTAGCGTCATGGGACGCCACCTTCTCCTCAATCTGAATAATCGGAAGCCCGTTAATCAAAAGAGTGGTATCAAACCGCCTCTGCTGCTTACCGATAAGAACTGGCTCCCGCCTGATTTGATTGACCACCTGATAGATGGTATTTCCCGCTCCAATCTCCCTTTGGTCAAAGACCGTAAGAAAAACCAAGTCGCCCTTATCAAGGGTTATCTCAAGCTGGGAAACCCCATTTAGGCCGTAAAGGAACTGGCCTGCCTGATAGGGTGACTCAAGGGAAGATATCCTATCCTTGACCTGGGCAAATTCCAGATCACTTAGGGGATTTTCCAACTTATCCTGATTGTGCTGATTAAGAATATTTCTAAAGTTTTGCCAAAGTCCTGCCGTGTCCTTGATATCTTCTTCATAGGACCACTGCTTACTACCATTAATCTCAGTTATGTATTTAATTAACTCTTTTTCAAAGATATCCTCATTCATGGCTTGCCCTTTCTAAAAATCTGCCTGCTAGGTCTATGTAAGCTAAAATTTACGCACTTATTTAATTCATTATAGCAGAAATCGTTTTATTAGAAGGCATCAAAAGAAAAAAAGCGGAAGTTACTTCCGCTTTTTTTATGACCATGTGGTTGTCTTATCCTCAAGGATGCCACTTTCTTGTAGGTAGTCTAAGAAAGGCTTGAGGGGGCTTGCAAAGTCAATGTCTTTAAGGTCTGAGACAAATTGAACCCCTTTAATCTTGCCTGGCTCATTAATGGTCACCTTCCCGCAAGCCTTACCTGCAAAGAAAAAGTGAGCCTTCCACTCTAAATTATCAAAGAGGAAGGTATCTGTGTAGACTTCTTCAAGCTCTGAGACCTCAAGATTTAACTCCTCCTTTAGTTCACGTTTGGCACAGTCTTCTGGAAACTCCCCAGCTTCCTGCTTACCCCCTGGAAAATTCCAAGGCCTTTCCCTATCCAAGGAGATTAGATAATCCCCGTCTGCATCTTTTATAATAACCCTTGAAAATTCTCTAATCATAAGTCCATCCTTTCGATTTTACTATCATTATACAAATTTTTAAAAATTTAGCCAAAAATAAAAAGATGAGACTAGATGTCCATCTTTTTATGAGCTAGCTAACTAGCTTTCTTTTCTTCTTCCTTGGCTTCAACCTGGATGATCTCGTCTCCAACGGCTACCTGACCAGTCGCAACTGGTGTAATTGCTTCATATTCCATGAAGTTTGTAACAATGATTGGAGTTTCAAGGGAGTAACCACGTTTTGAAATCTCGTCCATATCAAAGCTTACTAGAAGGTCGCCTTGTTTGACTTCTTGATTTTGAACTACCTTAAGGTCAAAGAATTCACCATTTAGGTTAACTGTGTCCATACCAATGTGGATTAGAATTTCAGCACCGTTAACTGACGTGATACCGATAGCGTGTTTGCTTGGGAAAATGGCTGTTATTTTACCGTCACATGGTGCGTGGGCCTCACCCTTGCTTGGTTTGATTGCAATCCCTTTACCCATGATTTCCTTAGCGAAGGCTTCATCTGATACTTGGCTCAAAGGAATGGCTTGACCTTCCATTGGGCTAACGATTTCTTCTGATGTGAAAGGTGTGATTTCATCAGCGAAGGCTACATCTGATGGTGCTTGTTCAAGTGTATCTTTTGCTACTTCATTTGTTACTTCATCAGAAGGTTTGTAGGCAATGTAGGCTAGGACAAAGGCAATAACTGTAGAAGCTACGATTGCGATAAGTGCGTTAATCACGTTTTGTAGGCTGCTTGATGCGGGATTTAGGAATCCTGGTAGGGCAAAGACTCCAAGTCCTGCTTGATTATAAACTTTAACATTCATAAGACCCATAAGTCCACCACCAATGGCACCACCGATACATGAAATAACAAACATTTTAATCCTTGGAAGAGTTACCCCGTAAATGGCTGGCTCAGTTACCCCAAAGATACCTGAAATCCACGCTGGGAAAGAAATTTCCTTAAGTTTTCTGTCCTTAGTTTTAAGCCAGATAGCAAATACTGTTGCTGTTTGGGCAAATGATACTCCGGCCATGAAGGCAAAGAGTGAATCTGGTGTTCCTTGAGCTAGACTTTGCATTGAAGGAGTAAGGATTACCACATGAACTCCAAACATTACAAATATCTGCCACATAGCCCCAAAGACTGCTCCTGCAAGTGGAAGGCTGACGTTTACAATTGAGTTGATTCCTTGTTCAAGAAGGCTTCCAATCCAGTTGGCAAAAGGTCCAATCAAGGTAAATCCAATTGGCACTGTAATTAAAAGAGTAAACATAGGAACCATGAAGGCCTTAACTACATCAGGAATAATCTTATTAAAGAAACGCTCAATTGGTGCTGCAAGAATTGCAATAAGCATTACTGGTAAAACTGTTGTGGTATAGGTTGCATTCATTGTGTAACCAAAAAAGGTTAAATCAACTCCATTAATGGCTGGGTAACATAAAATAAGACCCAAAAGCATCCCCACATAAGGATTTGTTTTTAGTTTCTTGGCTGCATTGAAACCAATCAATACTGGGAAGAAGTAAAAAATTGCATCCCCGATAGCATTTAATAGTAAATAATAAGAACTTTCAGCATTGTAAACATTGGCAAAGACAAACATGGCATTGATACCCTTGATAATCCCTGACGCTGACAAGAGGGAAATCATTGGCATCATTGTTCCTGAAATAAAATCAAGAACACGGTTAAGCGGGTTCATGTGAACCTCAGACGCTCCTTCTGAGCTTGCGGAACCATCTCCAATCCCAGCCACTTCAAGGACTGTGCTATAGACATCAGGCACGTGGTTTCCAATAACCACCTGGTACTGGCCTCCCGCCTTCATGACCGTTACCACACCATCCATATTTTTCAAGACATCATCATGAGCCTTTGACTCATCTTTTAAGACAAAGCGAAGTCTAGTAACACAGTGGGTCAAGGTCTGGATATTATCAGCTCCACCCACATTTTCAACAATTTTTTTTGCTAAATCTTTGTACTTTTCCATTCATACCTCCAATATATGCCCACCCTTAGGGCCACTAGTTTGGCTAGCACCGCTGCCATCAATTACTGGTACAATAAGCTACCTCCTTCACATCATTTACCAAATTTTGATACATAAGTTACTATTACCATGTGATTATTATATATTGTTCTGAAAACGTTTGCAAGAATAAGCTAAGATTATTGCAAAAAAATATCATTTTACCTTTTTAAATGATAATTACAGCTGAAATTTGCCTGTTTTTCCATAAAATAAGCTTTTATTTTCTGTTTATTTCATAATAAAATATGGTTCGTTTAAAATATTAGATTGACCAAGATATTTGTTTTTTAATGTTCTTAATCAATTTTTTCATATTTAATCAACTGATAATGTAATAATATTAACAAGTTCTTGTAGCACTAGGTATGCTAAGGATGGATTTATGAAAAAAATTACAGGTTTTCTTTTAGCCGTAAGTTTTTTAATGCTATAATAGCCAGTAAAATTAATGAGCTGCTAATGCCTATAGCCAGTAAAAAAGCAAATTAAGAAGGGAGCAAGCAGATGATTAAGGCAAAGAGATGGAGAGAAGGAGATAAGGTGGCTATTGTGAGCCTTTCGCGGGGGATTCTTGGCGAGGAGTTTGTCAGCCATAATCTTGAGATTGGCTGTGCGAGACTTAGGGCCATGGGACTTGAGCCTGTATTTATGGCTAACACCCTCAAGGGAATTGACTACCTAAGAGAGCATCCTGAAAAGCGGGCCCAGGATCTGATTGACGCCTTTTCGGACGCGAGCATTAAGGGGATTATTTGTGCCATCGGAGGGGACGATACCTACAAAACCCTACCCTACTTACTTGATAAGCCTGATTTTAAGGAGCTGGTCCGCAAGAATCCTAAGATTTTTACAGGCTTTTCGGACACAACTACCAACCACCTCATGCTTTACAAGCTAGGCCTTGTAAGCTACTACGGAATGGCCTTTATCACCGATCTGGGTGAGATTAGTGAGTCCATGCTGCCTTACACGGAGGAGTACTTCAACTACTACTTAGATAATGCTTACGATTTTCAAAAAATTAAGGCAAGCCCCGTCTGGTATGAAGAGAGGACCGATTTTTCTAAGGCTGCCTGTGGTCAGGAGCGGATTTGTCATGAAGATTCTAAGGGCTTTGAGCTCCTTCAAGGTCGACCAATATTTGAGGGTAAGCTTCTAGGCGGCTGCCTTGATAGCCTTTATGACATGCTTGTTCCCTACAGCCACCCTAACCAACCTCAAGTCATTAAAAAATACGAAATCTTTCCAAGTCTCAAGGATTGGCAGGATAAAATCCTCTTTTTAGAGACATCAGAGGTCAAGGAAAAGCCAGCCATGATCAAAAAAATGCTCCTTAAGCTAAAGGAGCAGGGCATTTTTGAGGTTCTTGAAGGGATAATCTTTGGTAAACCCCAAGACGAAGCTTATTATGATGAATATAAAGAAGTAATCAAGGAGGTCATAGCTAACCCCGACCTTCCTGTTCTCTACAATGTCAACTTTGGTCACGCAACCCCACGCACCATCATCCCCCTAGGTATCAAGGCCCGGGTCGATTTCCCCAGGCAGGAGATTGTGTTTTTAGAGGAAGTTTTTGAGAAATAATAAAAAACCAGTCTCTAGGGATTCGTTTTAATGATGCGGCGTCACAAGCTCACTGATTGAGTCGCAGATTATCAGGATGTAAAGGGTGGTGCAAAGGAAGATTGCACAGCTTTCAAGGGTCAGGTTGTTTTCAAAAACTGTCGAAAAAATATTTGACGGGAGCTCTGGCCTGCTATTTATAAGGAGTCCAGCCCCAAAGACGAGAAACATGAGACGGCAAACATTCCGAATAACATTCCAAACCTTTGATTTTTTCTTAAGTAAAAAGCTAATGACGATGTAGATAAAGGAAATGACGGCTAAGATTGGCCCATTCATAGGAGATTTTCCTTCCTTTCAGGTGGATTTGTAGGATTGATAAGATGTTTATAAATAAATGCTAGTTTTTCTAGCCTACAGGAGAAATTCTACACTAAGTTAGTGAATAGTTCAATATTTTTTTGATAATGATTTATCTAAGTTGCATGATGGTAAGGAAATAGCCTTGATCAAATAGAAGATTTTGTATAGAAAAAAAAGAGGTTTTTACACCTCTCTTCTTTTATTTATAAAATGAAACAAATCTAATTTCATAGGCTTTCATTAGACAGAAAATCTAACTAAATCAGATTTTAATAACAACATTACTTTTATAGTCCAATTTTTTCAATCAAGGCTCGTTTTATTAAGGTTTCCGACGATATCATTAACTATCAAATCAAGTTAATAAGAGTTTTTCTAGTAATTTAAAGAGCCAAGTTTACAAATGATTATTAGATTAAAATTGTCAAA is a window of Streptococcaceae bacterium ESL0729 DNA encoding:
- a CDS encoding DNA cytosine methyltransferase, coding for MNYISLFSSSGVGCFGFKQEMFDCIATSELIERRLNVQKVNGKVKSAEGYILGDITEQDIKDKLFSVTNNYKTKNKVDDVDVIIFTAPCQGMSVANHKKNDGTIERNSLVVEALEIVKEIRPKFFIAENVRSFMKTKCIDHDVEKNISEAFYDWLGEDYFYDFKIINFKDFGANSSRTRTLVIGVRNDLADFVDLYSLFPSEEKSKSLKEIIGYLPSLNIMGEICESDIYHNFKKYREDMRSWIHDVEQGHSAFENDDILQRPHRIINGNIVPNVQKNGGKYMRQNWNNVAPCIHTRNDIMASQNTVHPTDDRVFSIRELMIMMNIPDEFKWSEVSESVLNKLSLEEKENYLKEHEINIRQSIGEAVPTVIMQKIAKNIRKTLDGIK
- a CDS encoding NUDIX hydrolase, with the protein product MIREFSRVIIKDADGDYLISLDRERPWNFPGGKQEAGEFPEDCAKRELKEELNLEVSELEEVYTDTFLFDNLEWKAHFFFAGKACGKVTINEPGKIKGVQFVSDLKDIDFASPLKPFLDYLQESGILEDKTTTWS
- a CDS encoding beta-glucoside-specific PTS transporter subunit IIABC, translating into MEKYKDLAKKIVENVGGADNIQTLTHCVTRLRFVLKDESKAHDDVLKNMDGVVTVMKAGGQYQVVIGNHVPDVYSTVLEVAGIGDGSASSEGASEVHMNPLNRVLDFISGTMMPMISLLSASGIIKGINAMFVFANVYNAESSYYLLLNAIGDAIFYFFPVLIGFNAAKKLKTNPYVGMLLGLILCYPAINGVDLTFFGYTMNATYTTTVLPVMLIAILAAPIERFFNKIIPDVVKAFMVPMFTLLITVPIGFTLIGPFANWIGSLLEQGINSIVNVSLPLAGAVFGAMWQIFVMFGVHVVILTPSMQSLAQGTPDSLFAFMAGVSFAQTATVFAIWLKTKDRKLKEISFPAWISGIFGVTEPAIYGVTLPRIKMFVISCIGGAIGGGLMGLMNVKVYNQAGLGVFALPGFLNPASSSLQNVINALIAIVASTVIAFVLAYIAYKPSDEVTNEVAKDTLEQAPSDVAFADEITPFTSEEIVSPMEGQAIPLSQVSDEAFAKEIMGKGIAIKPSKGEAHAPCDGKITAIFPSKHAIGITSVNGAEILIHIGMDTVNLNGEFFDLKVVQNQEVKQGDLLVSFDMDEISKRGYSLETPIIVTNFMEYEAITPVATGQVAVGDEIIQVEAKEEEKKAS
- a CDS encoding LD-carboxypeptidase, giving the protein MIKAKRWREGDKVAIVSLSRGILGEEFVSHNLEIGCARLRAMGLEPVFMANTLKGIDYLREHPEKRAQDLIDAFSDASIKGIICAIGGDDTYKTLPYLLDKPDFKELVRKNPKIFTGFSDTTTNHLMLYKLGLVSYYGMAFITDLGEISESMLPYTEEYFNYYLDNAYDFQKIKASPVWYEERTDFSKAACGQERICHEDSKGFELLQGRPIFEGKLLGGCLDSLYDMLVPYSHPNQPQVIKKYEIFPSLKDWQDKILFLETSEVKEKPAMIKKMLLKLKEQGIFEVLEGIIFGKPQDEAYYDEYKEVIKEVIANPDLPVLYNVNFGHATPRTIIPLGIKARVDFPRQEIVFLEEVFEK